The sequence below is a genomic window from Ruminiclostridium josui JCM 17888.
AAATATGGATTATAATGAAAAAACACTGAAAACAGAAGATATTTATAAAGGGAACATAATTAAAGTGCAAAATTTAACTGTCAGTCTCCCAAACGGAAAGGAAGCTACAAGAGATATAGTATTACACCCAGGAGCTGCAGTAGTTGTTCCAATAAATGAAAAAGGTGAATTGTACATGGTTAAGCAATTCAGAAAACCTCTTGATATGACAACCCTTGAGTTGCCAGCGGGTAAACTTGATTCAGCTCAGGAAGACCCAAAACTATGCGCAGAAAGGGAGTTAATGGAAGAGACTGGACTTCGTGCGGGAAAGATAGAGCATTTGATAAGCATACATACAACACCTGGTTTTTGCAATGAGGTTATTCATATGTATGTAGCAACTGAGCTAACTCAAGGGGATTCATGTACTGACGAAGACGAATTTTTGGATGTAGAAAAAATTCATG
It includes:
- a CDS encoding NUDIX domain-containing protein codes for the protein MDYNEKTLKTEDIYKGNIIKVQNLTVSLPNGKEATRDIVLHPGAAVVVPINEKGELYMVKQFRKPLDMTTLELPAGKLDSAQEDPKLCAERELMEETGLRAGKIEHLISIHTTPGFCNEVIHMYVATELTQGDSCTDEDEFLDVEKIHVSKLVDMILNHEITDAKTIIGVMMAEKILREK